The following are from one region of the Epinephelus fuscoguttatus linkage group LG11, E.fuscoguttatus.final_Chr_v1 genome:
- the LOC125897536 gene encoding activator of 90 kDa heat shock protein ATPase homolog 1-like has product MAKWGQGDPRWIVEQRADATNVNNWHWTERDVSGWSSERLRQLLLAVRVEGPEGVAQLTDINKLEGEASINNRKGKLFFFYEWQLRASWLGTSSAGLKYRGTLDVSNLSDENDMDDLDISVSLSKDQPDTPLLNLMRKSGVQEVRRVLGEYVLQLKSEFSQGMILPTADQPKPPQPQPQPQTPKQMIHIQTSKPPKSSVTKCSSSPAPCLEGVRISTCNFDLKETFQTSPDELYRTFIGQEFVQVFTRSAATVDGRRGGRFQMLDGSVSGEFTQLVPDRRIEMRWRFRTWPSEHYATISLELEDRGDETELRMECRGVPAGEEESTREGWRRFYFHAIKQTFGY; this is encoded by the exons GACAGAGCGTGATGTCAGCGGCTGGTCCTCGGAGCGCCTCCGTCAGCTGCTGCTGGCGGTGCGGGTGGAGGGACCTGAGGGCGTCGCCCAGCTGACCGACATCAACAAACTGGAGGGCGAGGCGTCCATCAACAACCGCAAGGGaaaactcttcttcttctacgagTGGCAGCTGAGGGCCAGCTGGCTGG GGACGTCCAGTGCCGGATTGAAGTACCGAGGAACACTTGACGTGTCCAACCTGTCAGACGAGAACGACATGGACGACCTTGAC ATCTCGGTGTCTCTGAGTAAAGACCAGCCCGACACACCCCTCCTCAACCTCATGAGGAAGAGTGGCGTTCAGGAAGTCCGGAGGGTTCTGGGCGAGTACGTCCTTCAGCTCAAGTCAG AGTTCAGTCAGGGGATGATTCTTCCCACCGCCGACCAGCCGAAGCCGCCTCAACCTCAGCCTCAGCCTCAGACCCCGAAACAGATGATTCACATCCAGACCAGTAAACCGCCG AAAAGCTCCGTCACCAAGTGCTCATCTAGCCCTGCCCCCTGCCTTGAAGGTGTTCGAATCTCAACCTGCAACTTTGACCTGAAGGAAACTTTCCAAACGTCTCCTGATGAGCTGTACCGGACCTTCATTGGCCAGGAG tttGTGCAGGTGTTCACGCGCTCGGCGGCGACAGTGGACGGTAGGCGTGGAGGGAGGTTCCAGATGTTGGACGGGAGTGTCAGTGGAGAGTTTACACAGCTG GTACCGGACCGGAGGATCGAGATGAGGTGGCGGTTCAGGACCTGGCCCAGCG AGCACTACGCCACCATCAGTCTGGAgttggaggacagaggagatgaGACAGAGCTGAGGATGGAGTGTCGAGGAGTCCCTGCGGGGGAGGAGGAGTCCACCAGGGAGGGCTGGAGGCGGTTCTACTTCCACGCCATCAAACAGACGTTTGGATACTGA